In Rhodoferax koreense, a genomic segment contains:
- a CDS encoding HD-GYP domain-containing protein translates to MPETATDPRHFSSAVAQLGEKNQLITATAIYSAQGVKIIDQGVPVTAKLYERLMQHKTNTPLEQSMQVESAVNGKALRATAEALIAEQPLFARMAARPADRTLLLDLIETVPLPAPVAFQLTVARDVHPEQFRYFVATALTAAWLGQRDMAARYDLSMLAAAGLLHDLGMLHIDRVLLDPKQSISRQQRRQLYSHPLVSALLLERHHEYPKELIRAVREHHEVLDGSGYPSGLAGAAISPWGRILSLAQVVAALAKPTRRHAELRLSVLLRTSRQRYDASLVNRLLPLLQHTAEEEAQADPAGMMLVAEPVARLGTIEQALAVWPSALAQAPTLSPARRASLAFIGERCADIRRTLMEAGASAEQLASLDEDSLSGGLLAMELSLICRELAWQVRAMERQALRRWALGPEEGYPAALQAWIKAVEEACAGLLEA, encoded by the coding sequence ATGCCAGAAACAGCCACGGACCCCCGGCACTTCTCCAGCGCGGTCGCTCAACTCGGCGAAAAGAACCAACTCATCACCGCCACCGCGATCTACAGCGCGCAGGGCGTGAAGATCATCGACCAGGGCGTCCCGGTCACCGCCAAGCTCTACGAGCGGCTGATGCAGCACAAGACCAACACGCCGCTGGAGCAGTCGATGCAGGTCGAATCCGCGGTCAACGGCAAGGCCTTGCGCGCCACCGCCGAGGCGCTGATCGCCGAGCAGCCCCTGTTTGCGCGCATGGCCGCCAGACCGGCGGACCGCACCTTGCTGCTCGATCTCATCGAAACCGTGCCGTTGCCTGCGCCCGTGGCCTTCCAGCTCACCGTCGCACGCGACGTGCATCCCGAGCAGTTCCGTTATTTCGTGGCCACCGCGCTGACGGCCGCCTGGCTCGGCCAGCGCGACATGGCGGCGCGTTACGACCTGTCGATGCTGGCCGCTGCGGGGCTGCTGCACGACCTGGGCATGCTGCACATCGACCGGGTGCTGCTTGATCCGAAGCAGAGCATCAGCCGTCAGCAGCGCCGCCAGCTCTATTCCCATCCGCTGGTTTCGGCCCTGCTTCTGGAGCGTCATCACGAGTATCCGAAGGAGCTGATCCGCGCGGTGCGCGAGCACCATGAAGTGCTGGATGGTTCCGGCTACCCGAGCGGACTGGCCGGCGCCGCCATCAGTCCCTGGGGACGGATCCTCTCGCTGGCCCAGGTGGTCGCCGCGTTGGCCAAGCCCACCCGCCGGCACGCCGAACTGCGGCTTTCGGTGCTGCTGCGCACCAGCCGCCAACGCTACGACGCCAGCCTGGTCAACCGCCTCCTGCCACTGCTGCAGCACACCGCGGAGGAGGAGGCACAAGCCGATCCTGCAGGCATGATGCTGGTGGCCGAGCCCGTGGCGCGGCTGGGCACGATCGAACAGGCCCTCGCCGTCTGGCCGAGTGCGCTGGCGCAGGCGCCAACCCTTTCGCCCGCGCGCCGTGCCAGTCTGGCCTTCATCGGCGAACGCTGCGCCGACATCCGCCGCACCCTGATGGAAGCCGGCGCCTCGGCAGAGCAACTCGCCAGCCTGGACGAAGATAGTCTGAGCGGCGGCCTGCTGGCGATGGAACTCTCGCTCATCTGCCGCGAACTCGCCTGGCAGGTGCGCGCCATGGAGCGCCAGGCACTGCGGCGCTGGGCGCTCGGGCCCGAAGAAGGTTACCCTGCGGCGCTGCAGGCCTGGATCAAGGCCGTCGAAGAAGCCTGCGCCGGCCTGCTCGAGGCCTGA
- a CDS encoding oxidoreductase produces the protein MSHSSPSPLRVALVGYGNAGRIFHAPLVSGVPGLVLACIVSSKPEAVAADWPGVRTVATPQQAFADADIDLVVIATGNGSHHPLAKAALLAGKHVVVDKPFTVSLAEAEDLLAVARAQQRVVTVFQNRRWDADFLALRQVLASGQLGRVVFFESHFDRYRPEVPNRWRDDDLPGSGLWFDLGAHLVDQALQLFGCPDDLQLDLARQRDGARTNDYFHAQLRYGSRDPALRVVLHASALVPALGPRFVVHGTLGSFVKYGLDPQEDALKAGGRPHWGALEGWGRDLQVGQVVRHVDGQARAEAAPDVAGNYLAFYAQLLAHLRGQGPVPVSAAEAHRVMALLSRGELSARQGRRIDTTDLSPG, from the coding sequence ATGTCCCATTCCTCCCCATCGCCGCTCCGCGTGGCCCTCGTCGGTTACGGCAATGCCGGCCGCATCTTCCATGCGCCCCTGGTCTCCGGCGTGCCCGGCCTGGTGCTGGCCTGCATCGTCAGCAGCAAACCCGAGGCCGTGGCCGCTGACTGGCCCGGCGTGCGCACCGTGGCCACGCCGCAGCAGGCTTTTGCCGATGCCGACATCGACCTGGTCGTCATCGCCACCGGCAACGGCAGCCACCATCCGCTGGCCAAGGCCGCGCTGCTGGCCGGCAAGCATGTGGTGGTCGACAAGCCTTTCACCGTGTCGCTGGCCGAGGCCGAGGACCTGCTGGCGGTGGCGCGCGCGCAGCAGCGCGTGGTGACGGTGTTCCAGAACCGGCGCTGGGACGCCGATTTCCTCGCGTTGCGCCAGGTGCTGGCCAGCGGCCAGCTCGGACGCGTCGTGTTTTTCGAGTCGCATTTCGACCGCTACCGGCCCGAGGTGCCCAACCGCTGGCGCGACGACGACCTGCCGGGCTCGGGCCTGTGGTTCGACCTGGGTGCGCACTTGGTCGACCAGGCATTGCAGCTGTTCGGTTGCCCCGACGATCTGCAACTCGACCTGGCCCGGCAGCGCGACGGCGCGCGCACCAACGACTACTTCCATGCCCAGCTGCGCTACGGCAGCCGCGACCCGGCGTTGCGCGTCGTGCTGCACGCCAGCGCACTGGTGCCCGCGCTCGGTCCGCGCTTCGTGGTGCACGGCACGCTGGGCTCCTTCGTCAAATATGGGCTGGATCCGCAGGAGGATGCACTCAAGGCCGGCGGGCGGCCGCACTGGGGCGCGCTCGAGGGCTGGGGCCGCGATCTGCAGGTCGGGCAGGTCGTGCGGCATGTGGATGGGCAGGCCCGGGCCGAGGCCGCGCCCGACGTGGCAGGCAACTACCTGGCTTTCTACGCCCAGCTGTTGGCGCATCTGCGCGGGCAGGGCCCGGTGCCGGTCAGCGCCGCCGAGGCGCACCGGGTGATGGCCTTGCTGAGCCGGGGCGAGCTCAGTGCGCGCCAGGGGCGTCGGATTGACACGACGGATCTGAGCCCGGGCTAA